Within the Dehalococcoidia bacterium genome, the region CACGTCGCCCGCCTTGAGCCCCGCCTGCTGCGCCGGGCTGTCCGGCAGCACCCGGGCCACCAGTGCGCCCTCGGGCTTGGGCAGGTTGAAGGACTTGGCGAGGTTGCGGTCCACTTCCTGGACCACCACGCCGAGCCAGCCCCGCGTCACCTTGCCTTTGTCCTTGAGCTCGCGCGCCACCTTGGAGGCGATGTCGATGGGGATGGCGAAAGCCACGCCCATGAAGCCGCCGGTCTGGCTGTAGATCTGCGAGTTGACGCCGACCACCTGGCCCTGGGCGTTGATCAGCGGTCCGCCCGAGTTGCCGGGATTGATCGGCGCGTCGGTCTGGATCAGGTCGAAGAGGAAGGGGCCGGCCGCGCCGCCGCCCGGCCCGTTGCCGCCGGCCTGGCCGGCGGGCGGCTCCTGCACGGTGCGGCCCAGGGCGCTGACCACGCCCTGCGTCACGGTCGGGCCGCCCGGCAGCGCCAGCGCGTTGCCGATCGCCACCACCCACTCACCGGTCTGGAGCGTGGTGGAATCGCCCAGCGCGGCGGTGGGCAGATTGCTGCCGGAGATCTGCACCACCGCAAGATCGGTCTGTGCATCTCTCCCCACCAGCTTCGCGGAGAACGAACGGCCATCCGGCAGCGACACCTGCAACTGTTGCGCGCCTTCGACCACGTGGTTGTTGGTGAGGATGTGGCCCTGGCCGTCGTAGATCACGCCGGAGCCGACGCCGGCGGGCACCGCTACGCCGCCGAACTGGTCCGGCGGCACCTGCTCGTTGGTGATCTGCACCACCGCCGGCTTCACCTCTTGCACCACCTGGCGAATCGCCGTGATCAGGCCGGCGCTCGACGTGGCGCCGCTTGAGCTGAAGGGGGGCATGCTCGCCGCATTCGGCGTCGCCGCCGCTGCGGCCGTGGCCACGCCCTCGTGGTTATGCTTGCTCGTACAGCCGGCGAGTCCGAGCAGCACAATCGCCGTCAGAGCCGCGGCCGCGTACCCGGCAGCGCGCCGCCTCCGCCCAGCACCCGTCGCCCTCGTCCCATCCGGCATCGCGCCCTCTCCCTGGCCGTTGCGGCCCATTGTTCCCGGCTGTGCGGGCGGGATGCAGAATGATGATCGCCTGAGCGCCGCCCGCCTGCGATTGACGCATCGATGTATTTGCAGCGCGGCGGAGTAGTCCTCATCGATTGGTTGCCGGCGGCGACGCTTTGCGCAGCCGACGTTGCTTGCCACGCCCTGGCCCGCCGCCTGATAATGCCGGCACTATGAAGGCAACGCTTTAGCCGTTCCCACCAGTTCTTGCATCGGCTGATACCGGCGCCCAGGCGCTCACCGGTGCGGCCAGCGGCATGGCTTGCCGCCGTCGTGGCGGCGTTCATCGCCCAATTTGCCCGCCGTCTCTCCGCTTGCGCGCTGAACTGCGGACCTCGCGGCATAACCGCCGCGCGGGGCAGAATGGGACGACATGCGTTTGCCTAAACCCGCCGCCTACCGCGTCTATCTCGGGCTCTCGGCCGCGCAGTTCTTGCTGTTTTCGATGCTCTCCACCGTCTCCGGCGTGTACGCCGTGCAGGCGGCGCACCTCAATCCGCTGCAGCTCGTGCTGGTCGGCACCACGCTTGAGGCGATCGCGTTCATGCTGCAGGTGCCGACGGGCGTGATCGCCGACGTCTACGGCCGGCGGCTGTCGGTGCTGATCGGGCTCTTTCTCACCGGCATCGGCTTCCTGATCTGGGGCGCCTTCGCCCGCTTCGAGACGATCCTGCTGGCGCAGCTCTTTTACGGGGCGGGCTACACCTGCATCAGCGGCGCCGAAGAGGCCTGGATCGCCGGCGAGATCGGCGACGCCAGCGCCGGCCACGCCTTTCTGCGCGGCACGCAGGCGGCGCAGCTCGGCGGCATCGCGGGCATCGTGCTCAGCGTCACGCTGGCGAGCATTCGCCTGAGCCTGCCGCTGCTCACGGCCGGCGTCCTCTTCCTGGTGCTCGGCGCCGCGATGGTTGTGCTGATGCCCGAACACGGCTTCCGCCCCACGCCGAAGGGCGAGCGCACGAGCTGGGAGCAGTGGAGCGGTACGCTGCGCTCCGGACTTGCCGCCGTGCGCGGCCGGCCGGTGCTGATCACGATCCTGGCGATCACGGCGATCCTCGGCGCCTCCAGCGAGGGCTTCGACCGGCTGAAGGACGCGCACGTGCTGCTCGACATCGGCCTGCCGGCGCTGGGCCGCTTCGACCCGGTGGTTTGGTTCGGCGTGATCGCCGGCGGCGGCATGTTGTTCAGCATCGGCGCGGCCGAGATCCTGAAGCGCCGGCTCGATACCACCAGCCACGGCGCCGTGGCGCGTACGCTGCTGGGCGTCAACGCGCTGCTGTCGATCACGGTGATCGCCTTCGGCCTCTCCGGCAACTTTGCGCTGGCGCTGACGACCTGGTGGTCGGCGACCGTGCTGCGGCGGGTGAACACGCCGCTTGTCACGGCCTGGCTGAACCAGCACGTGGAGCCGGGCGTGCGCGCCACGCTCTTCTCGATCAACAACCAGGCCGACGCGCTCGGCCAAATCGGCGGCGGTCCGCTGCTCGGCGCCGCGGCGGCCGGCGTCTCGATTCCGGCGGGCATCGTCGTGGCGGGCCTGTTCATTCTGCCCGCGCTGCCGCTCTACGGCCGCTCGCTCGAACAGGGAACGTTGGAGGGAACAGAGGGTGACAGGTTGCAGGTGACAGGTGACAGGTGACAGGTGACAGGAGGACTGTGCTGGCCGCCCGGTTTGCTGTTCCCGGCGCCGGGTGTCGTGGCTGGCGCCCCTACGGCCTGTTCCCTGCTCCCTACTCCCTGTAACCTGTCACCTGCAACCTGTCACCTCGAAGGAGCGCATGGCGGGGCGCCTGCAGGGCAAAGTGGCGATCATCACCGGCGCGGCCTCGGGCATCGGCGCAGCCACGGCGCGGCGCTTCGCCGCCGAGGGCGCGATGGTGATCGTCAACGACATCCAGGCCGAGGCCGGCGAGCAGGTTGCCGCGCAGATCAGGCAGGCGGGCGGCGAGGCCGTCTTCCAGCTCGCCGACGCCGGCGACGCGGATGCGGTGACGCGGCTGGTTGAGGAGACGGCGCAGCGCTTCGGCCGGCTCGACGTGCTGCACAACAACGCCTTTCGAACCCGCTTCGGTATGGTGGGGCGCCTCTCGCCGGAGCAGTGGCGCGGCGCCTTCGACGTGACGCTGCACGGCACCTTCTACGGCATGCGGGCGGCGCTGCCGATCATGGCGCGGCAGGGCAGCGGCGCGATCGTCAACACCGCCTCGGTCTCCGGCCTGTTCGGCGACTACGCGATGAGCGCCTACAACGCCGCCAAGGCCGCCGTCGTCAACCTCACGCACACCGCCGCGATCGAGTACGCGCGCTACGGCGTGCGCGTGAACTGCGTCTGCCCCGGCCCGATCGACACGCCGGCGGTGCAGGGCATGCTCGCCCGCCAGCCGGAGGTGGGCGAGCGGTTGATCGAGGCGCTGCCGCTGCACCGCCTGGGCCGGCCGGAGGAGGTAGCCAACTGCGTGCTCTTCCTCGCCTCCGAGGAGGCGGCCTTCGTCACCGGCGCGGCGCTGACCGTCGACGGCGGCCTCACCGCCTGGACCGGCCACCCCCCGCTCGCCCCCGATCTCCTGGAGCGCGGCCCGTAGCGGTCCCAGCCCTGCACGAGCAACAGAGGGCGCAGTCCCTCCCATACCAACTCCAACGAATCACGTCCATAGCCTCTCCTCTCCATTCCATGGAGAGGGGGCAGGGGGTGAGGCCATGAAGATCGGCGTTTCGCTCACCACGGCGCATCCGCGCGGCATGGCGGCGCGCGAGGCCGGCCGCAACCTGGTCGAGCGGGCACGGGCGATCCGCGCCGCTGGGCTCGACATGCTGCAGGTCGGCGACCACCACGCCACGCCCTCGTACTACTTCCAGAACGTGCCGGCGCTGGCGCGGCTGGCGGCCGAGACGGGCGAGATGCCGCTGGCGGCGCTCTTCCTCGCGCCGCTCTGGCATCCCGTGCTGCTGGCGGAGCAGGCCGGCACGCTGGCCGCGCTGAGCGAGGGACCGCTGACGATCATCCTCGCCGCGGGCGACGGCGAAGAGCAGTTCGCCGCCTTCGGCGTGCCGCTGCGGCAGCGGCCCAGCCGGCTGGAAGAGGACTTGGCGATCGTGCGGCGGCTGCTCGCCGGCGAGCGCGTGAGCCTGAATGGCCGCTACCATACGCTGCAAGACGTGGCGGTCAACCCCGTGCCGCCCGAAGCGACGCCGATCTGGATCGGCGCCTCCGGTCGGCCGGCGCTGGAGCGGGCGGGGGCACTGGCCGACGGCTGGCTGGCCGCGCCCGGCGCCACGGGCGAGGAGCTGACCACCCAGGCGGACATCTACCGCCAGGCCGCGGCCAACGCCGGCAGACGGCCCGAGCTGATCATCCGCCGCGACGTGTTCGTGGGCGAAAGCGACGCCGACGCAGAGCAGGTCGTGGCGCCGGAGCTGGCGAAGGGCTACCGCGGCATGCGGCGTGAGGCGCTCTGCATCGGCGGGCCGCAGACCGTGGCCGACGAGTTCCGCTACCTGGCCTCGCTGGGCTTCACGCAGGTGCTGGTGCGCCATATCTCGCCGGAGCAGGAGCAGGTGCTGGCCTCCTACCACCGGCTCGGCGCCGAGGTGTTGCCACGCGTGCGCGCGTCGTAGCCGTCGCCTGGCCCGGCCTCGTTTGGCTCGGCGCATGACCCCTCGGCGGGCAGGCGGCGCGGCAACGAGGCGGCATGCTTCAGGCGCGCCGCTGGCAGCGTGCGGGCAGCGCCGCATGCTGGCGGCGCGGCTCGCGGCGCGGCGCCACGCGCACGGCGCAGAGGTGCGGCGCCAGATGCGCGGGACCGAAGGCGGACAGCGCCGGCCGAGCGGCGACGCCGCGCTGGAACGGACGGGTCGCCAGCCGCCAGGGGCCCGCCGCGTAGCCCCAGACCAGCGCGAAGGCGACGACGGCGTACGCCGCACCGGCGATCACGTCGATCACGTAGTGCTCGCCCGGGTAGACCACGGCGAGGCCCATCGCCAGGGGATAGACGATCGCGGCCCAGCCCCAGCGCGGCCACGTCTTCCACAGCGTGAGCCAGATCAGCACCGGCACGGCGGCGTGCAGGCTCGGCATCGCGGCCACGGGGTTCGGCTTGAAGAACTGCATGGCGAGCACGATCGGATTCTGCAGGCCGGCGTAGTGGACCTCGTAGAGCACCAGGTGCACCGGCGGCAGCTTGCCCACGCGGTACGCCCACCAGGGCGGCGCCATCGGATAGAGCAGGTAGGTCACAAACGCGGCGTAGCAGAGCAGCAGGTAGGCCGTGACGAAACGCCAGTAGCGCGGCTTCCACCACATCCAGAAGACGAAAGCCAGCACCAGCGGCGTGACGAAGTGCATGGGATAGAGCACGGTAGCGGCGTAGTCGTACCAGCGCGCCTGGCCGGGATGGAAGAAGTGCGCCTGCAGCCAGAGGTTCGGCTCGGCGCCGCGGAACAGCCAGCGATCGGCCTGAATGGGAAAGCCGACGTGCACGACGCCCGTGAGATCCGGCGCGATGCCCGTGAGCGCGGCGTAGCCCAGCAGCAAGAGCACGAACGGCGACCAGTCGCGCAGGAAGCTGAGGCCGCGCGCCGCGACGAAGGCGAACAGCAGCAGGAAGAGCGCGATCACATCCGGTGCGGGCCAGGAGTGGGTGAACAGCAGCCAGCTGGTGAGCAGCAGCGCGTAGAGCACCTGCACGGCGAGCAGGATGCGCTTGTGCCGCTCCTGCCCCGCCAGGTAGCGCCGGCGCAGGCGGATCAGCGGCTGCAGCTTGAGGCTGCCATAGGCCACCACAGACGAGGCGACCGGCACCACGGCCAGCCGTACGGGCGTACTGCGCGCCGCTTCGAGCACAGATCGCACCACCACCGCCCCACCCCGCCGCCGCGCACCGGCCAGCAAACACTACGGCGATCGCAGCTCCTGTAGGATCGCCTTCTGCAGCACATCAACGTCCCGATGCCCGGCATTCTACGCCGCGGCGGGCGGGGCGCCGCGCCTTTGCCCAGCTTGCCACAGATTTGGCAGGCGCCGCGTCCGCCGGCCGGCGCGGATGCACGCGTGCTAGCATGGCGTCGCCCAACGCCGCCGCGCCGTCACGGAGCGGATAGCGCCGCAGCGGGCGACACGGGAGGCGGGCATGCCACACGCGCTTGAGCCGGCGGCGGAGCAGATCGGCCTGTTCACGGCGATCTACAGCACGCGTGCTCTGCGCCGCTTCAAGCCCGACCCAATCCCCGACGCCGTGCTCTTCCAACTGTTCGATGCGGCGATCCGCGCCCCCTCCGGCGGCAACGCGCAGGACTGGCGCTTCGTCGTGATCAGCGAGCAGGCGCTGAAGCGGCAGATCCAGGCCTGGTTCTGGGAGGCCTGGCAGCGCTACCAGCCGCAGTACGCCGCCGAGCCGGCGCTGATGGAGGCGTTGCCGCGCTCGCGCCGGCTTTCACTGAAGAGCACGGACTTCCTGGCGCGGCACGTACACGAGGCGCCGGCGATCATCGCGCCCTGCGGCGTGCGCGGCCAGCACAGCACGCCCGGCGGCAGCATCTTTCCCGCCGTGCAGAACCTGCTGCTGGCGGCGCGGGCGCTGGGGCTGGGCGGCTCGATCACGAACTTTGCCCGCGCTCATGAGGCCGAGCTGATGGCCGCGCTCGGCATTCCCGAGGAGTACCAGGTCTACTGCCTGATTCCGCTGGGCTATCCGCTGGACCGGCCGGGACCGCTGCGGCGGCGGCCTGTGCGGCAGGTGGTGTTCCTCAATGGCTGGGATCAGCCCTGGCCGTTTGCAGCGGCGCAGCCCGACGCCGGCTGGAGCGAGCGCTGGCTGGGCAGTTGAAAGGCGCGGACGGCGTTCTGCCAGAGCTGCTCCGCACACTGCTCCTCGCTCCAGCCGCGCAGGCGGGCGAGCGCCAGGCCGAGCGGCGCCAGGTCGCGCGGCTCGGTGCGACGGCCGGGCAACGGATAGCTGTCCGTCTCGATCAGTAACCGCGCGGCGGGGACGGCGCGGGCGATCGCCTGCAGCGCGGGCTCGCGCAGCAGCGGCCGGCCGAAGCTGAGCCAGTGGCCGCGCTCGCCGTGCCAGGCGGCCTGCGCGGCGTCGCCCGTGAAGTAGTGCCGCACGACGCGCAGCCCGGCGAGCGCGCCGGCGGCAGCGAAGGCGGGCCAGGCGCCGGCGCCGTCGATGTGCAGCATCAGGGCAAGGTTCAGCCGCCGCGCCAGCGCACACTGCGCGCGGAAAACCGCCTCCTGCACGGCGAAGTCGGGGCCGGCGCCGTCGAAGCCGGCCTCGCCGATGGCGACGACGCCCGGCCGTGCGGCCAGTTCCTCCAGCTCGGGGCAGATCCCTTCCGCCGCGTGCCGCGGGTGCACGCCCACGGCTTTGAACACGCCGGCGGGCAGCGCAACCACGCGCCGCGCCGAGGCGCAGTCAACCGCGACGGCCAGCAGGCGCACGACTCCCGCCGCCCGCGCCCGCCGCAGCAGCGCCGCGCGCTCGGCGGCGGCATAGCGGTCGAGATGCACGTGCGTATCGAACCAGGGCATCCCCTGCCCGCCTCGCTCTCGCCCCAGCATAGCGGCGGACAGCGCCAAAAGGCGTGGCGCTACGGCCGAGCTTTTCAGACCCCGACGACCGACCGGCCCGCGCTCAGGGCGGCGCGGATCCGGGCTGCGCGCGGCGCCGGGGGGCGCGCTGCGGGCGCAGGATGCGGCGCACGTGCGCCGGGGAGAGACGGAAGATGAGAGCGAGACGCTCGACCTCCCAGCCACGGCGGGCAAGGGTGCGCATGCGCCGGTCGCGGCCGCGCCGGTAGCCGGGATCGATATGGGCAGGGCGGTCGTAGATGCAGCGTTCCAGCGGGCAGCGCAGGCAAGCGGGCGCAATAGAGCAGCCTTCGTCGCGGTAGAGCGTGTGCTCGGGCAGGGAGTCGGCCGCGACCGCTGCCGCCGCAACCTCCGCTTCGCCCAGCGGCGCGGCGGCGTGGCCCGCCGGTTCTGGTGCGGCGGGACTCAGTCCGGCACGGAGGGCGCTGCGCAACCGTGCCAGTTGCTCCGCCGTATACGGCGCCATCGCCGGCCGCGGGGCGCCGGCAGCCGGGCCAGCGTCCTGGGCCGCCTCCGACGATCCGGCTTCGGCATCGAGCCAACGCGTTCCACCCATCCTGCTTCTATTCCCTGTTCCCTATTCCCTACGGCGGCCGAAGGCGGTGAGCGGCGCGGCGCCGGCGGCAGCTTCGACGGTGAGCGCGAGGCTGAACAGGTGGTCGTCGTGGCCGTCGGCCTCGTCCACGTCGAAGGCGAGCAGGCGGCCGGGCAGATAGACGGCACGGGCGAGGCGTAGCTGCCGCACCAACTCGGCGCGCTCGGGCGAGCCGTCATCGGCGGGCAGGCGCAGGCGGCCGCCGGCGGCCGCGGCCAGCAAGGCGTAGCCCAGCGCCGACTTACGCTCGCGGCTGAGGCGCAGGCGCAGCACCTCCAGCCCGCCGGCGGTGAGAGCAGGTGCGGCGAGCGCGGCGGCCAGCCCTTCGCCGATGCCCGTGGCGTCGATCGCCAGGCGGCGCAGGCGCCAGCAGTCGCGCGCCAGGCGGGCGATGGCGCCGGCCAGCTCGCCGTGGCCCGCGCCCTGCCAGGCATAGATCGCGACGACCTCGATCGCCGGCTCGGCCAGCAGGAGGCCGGGCGACGCGGGCAGCACGCGGGCGATCGTGAGCACGGTGCGGTCGGGGTCGCGGCGGGTCTGCGCGAGCGTCTCGCCGCCGACATCGAGGCCGGCGACGTACAGCGTGCCGGGCGGCTCGCTTGCGGCGGCCGGCCGGGCGTCGAGCCGGGCGTGGCTGCCTTCGAGCAGGGCCAGCGCGGCGGGCGCGAGCAGCCGGCCGGAGCCGGGCAGCGGGCGCAGCAGGTACTGCGTCTGGAAGAGTGGATGCTCCTCCCCCAGGCGCTCGCGCTCGGCGGCGACGTAGCGGGCGTAGGCAGGGTTGCAGGCGGCCACGGCGCGCCAGTCGGCGGCGAAGTGGCGGCGGATGCCGTCGCGCCGCTCCTGTTCGCGGTGGCGGGCGACTGCGGCCGCGAGCAGGTTCGTCTCGTCCCAGGCCGTGCCGTAGAAGACGACGGTCGCGTTGCCGGCGGCGGCCATGGGCAGGAACTCCCTGGCGAACTTGTCGGGGTCCACGTCCTGCGCCTCGTCCACTTCCAGCAGGGCATGGGCGGTGTGGCCGACGACGTGGGCGCCGGGCTCGGCGGAGAGAAAGCGCTGGCGGGCGCGGCCCAGGCGCACGGCGTTGCCCTCTTCCACGGCGGCGAGGCCGGCGGGCAGCGGCAGGGCGGAAAGCCGCTGCCAGAGGCGGCGCAGGCTGATGCGGCACTGCGGATCGAAAGTCGGCGCGCACTTGATCGCCTCGACGGGGCGCCGCCAGCTCGCCAGCAACAGCGCCAGCTCGATCTGCGCGGAGAGCTCGT harbors:
- a CDS encoding phosphatase PAP2 family protein, which produces MVVRSVLEAARSTPVRLAVVPVASSVVAYGSLKLQPLIRLRRRYLAGQERHKRILLAVQVLYALLLTSWLLFTHSWPAPDVIALFLLLFAFVAARGLSFLRDWSPFVLLLLGYAALTGIAPDLTGVVHVGFPIQADRWLFRGAEPNLWLQAHFFHPGQARWYDYAATVLYPMHFVTPLVLAFVFWMWWKPRYWRFVTAYLLLCYAAFVTYLLYPMAPPWWAYRVGKLPPVHLVLYEVHYAGLQNPIVLAMQFFKPNPVAAMPSLHAAVPVLIWLTLWKTWPRWGWAAIVYPLAMGLAVVYPGEHYVIDVIAGAAYAVVAFALVWGYAAGPWRLATRPFQRGVAARPALSAFGPAHLAPHLCAVRVAPRREPRRQHAALPARCQRRA
- a CDS encoding trypsin-like peptidase domain-containing protein → MATAAAAATPNAASMPPFSSSGATSSAGLITAIRQVVQEVKPAVVQITNEQVPPDQFGGVAVPAGVGSGVIYDGQGHILTNNHVVEGAQQLQVSLPDGRSFSAKLVGRDAQTDLAVVQISGSNLPTAALGDSTTLQTGEWVVAIGNALALPGGPTVTQGVVSALGRTVQEPPAGQAGGNGPGGGAAGPFLFDLIQTDAPINPGNSGGPLINAQGQVVGVNSQIYSQTGGFMGVAFAIPIDIASKVARELKDKGKVTRGWLGVVVQEVDRNLAKSFNLPKPEGALVARVLPDSPAQQAGLKAGDV
- a CDS encoding nitroreductase family protein, with protein sequence MPHALEPAAEQIGLFTAIYSTRALRRFKPDPIPDAVLFQLFDAAIRAPSGGNAQDWRFVVISEQALKRQIQAWFWEAWQRYQPQYAAEPALMEALPRSRRLSLKSTDFLARHVHEAPAIIAPCGVRGQHSTPGGSIFPAVQNLLLAARALGLGGSITNFARAHEAELMAALGIPEEYQVYCLIPLGYPLDRPGPLRRRPVRQVVFLNGWDQPWPFAAAQPDAGWSERWLGS
- a CDS encoding LLM class flavin-dependent oxidoreductase; this translates as MKIGVSLTTAHPRGMAAREAGRNLVERARAIRAAGLDMLQVGDHHATPSYYFQNVPALARLAAETGEMPLAALFLAPLWHPVLLAEQAGTLAALSEGPLTIILAAGDGEEQFAAFGVPLRQRPSRLEEDLAIVRRLLAGERVSLNGRYHTLQDVAVNPVPPEATPIWIGASGRPALERAGALADGWLAAPGATGEELTTQADIYRQAAANAGRRPELIIRRDVFVGESDADAEQVVAPELAKGYRGMRREALCIGGPQTVADEFRYLASLGFTQVLVRHISPEQEQVLASYHRLGAEVLPRVRAS
- a CDS encoding TatD family hydrolase, which translates into the protein MPWFDTHVHLDRYAAAERAALLRRARAAGVVRLLAVAVDCASARRVVALPAGVFKAVGVHPRHAAEGICPELEELAARPGVVAIGEAGFDGAGPDFAVQEAVFRAQCALARRLNLALMLHIDGAGAWPAFAAAGALAGLRVVRHYFTGDAAQAAWHGERGHWLSFGRPLLREPALQAIARAVPAARLLIETDSYPLPGRRTEPRDLAPLGLALARLRGWSEEQCAEQLWQNAVRAFQLPSQRSLQPASGCAAANGQG
- a CDS encoding MFS transporter translates to MRLPKPAAYRVYLGLSAAQFLLFSMLSTVSGVYAVQAAHLNPLQLVLVGTTLEAIAFMLQVPTGVIADVYGRRLSVLIGLFLTGIGFLIWGAFARFETILLAQLFYGAGYTCISGAEEAWIAGEIGDASAGHAFLRGTQAAQLGGIAGIVLSVTLASIRLSLPLLTAGVLFLVLGAAMVVLMPEHGFRPTPKGERTSWEQWSGTLRSGLAAVRGRPVLITILAITAILGASSEGFDRLKDAHVLLDIGLPALGRFDPVVWFGVIAGGGMLFSIGAAEILKRRLDTTSHGAVARTLLGVNALLSITVIAFGLSGNFALALTTWWSATVLRRVNTPLVTAWLNQHVEPGVRATLFSINNQADALGQIGGGPLLGAAAAGVSIPAGIVVAGLFILPALPLYGRSLEQGTLEGTEGDRLQVTGDR
- a CDS encoding SDR family NAD(P)-dependent oxidoreductase; the protein is MAGRLQGKVAIITGAASGIGAATARRFAAEGAMVIVNDIQAEAGEQVAAQIRQAGGEAVFQLADAGDADAVTRLVEETAQRFGRLDVLHNNAFRTRFGMVGRLSPEQWRGAFDVTLHGTFYGMRAALPIMARQGSGAIVNTASVSGLFGDYAMSAYNAAKAAVVNLTHTAAIEYARYGVRVNCVCPGPIDTPAVQGMLARQPEVGERLIEALPLHRLGRPEEVANCVLFLASEEAAFVTGAALTVDGGLTAWTGHPPLAPDLLERGP